In one Kitasatospora cineracea genomic region, the following are encoded:
- a CDS encoding glycosyl hydrolase family 18 protein codes for MHRNNRRAWAVTAAAATLLAGAVSLLGAPSATAGPGNTTGAPATSGGMKVAYFDQWSIYSNAFYLKNVDTNGMAGKLDYLLYDFANIDPNNLTCFEPNSAASQDENNPNAGDGAGDYYADYAKTFANGNSVDNSTDTWNQPLAGNFHQLQELKAKYPKLKVLMSIGGWTYSKYFSDVAANDAARKKFVSSCVDMFIKGNLPAQGGYGGAGTGKGIFDGFDIDWEYPGGGGHLGNHASPNDKQNFTALLAEFRNQLNTQGSADGKTYALSAALPAGQDKIQYIETDKIGQYLTFADPMTYDMHGGWEAQGPTNHQTPVYQNPNDPMNNVPPGNAKYSIDEAVKAYTVGDSSYGIPGGFPANKLNMGVPLYYRGWTGVAAGANHGLFQPASGPAQGAPNSGNVNGVRMYKELLGTVDNPSYTYWDPASQAAYFYDGNNFWSGENAKSIQAKMDYAHCNGLGGSFVFSLYDDPNAALLNPLMNATNGSAASCPAPPTGSPSASASPTKSSSPSPSTSPSTSPSTSPSTSPTGPTTSPSSSPTSPGGGIVANPGLESGALSPWTCAGSGGAVVSGGHTGSYALQGNASAGDTAQCQQTVTVKPNTTYTLSAWVKGNYTYLGVTGSGADSSTWTPGGSAWTQLSTKFTTGAAVTSVTVWVHGWYGQGAYQADDFSVS; via the coding sequence ATGCATCGCAACAACCGCAGGGCCTGGGCCGTCACGGCCGCGGCCGCCACGCTGCTCGCCGGAGCGGTGTCGCTGCTGGGAGCCCCCAGCGCGACCGCCGGGCCGGGCAACACGACCGGGGCCCCCGCCACCAGCGGTGGCATGAAGGTCGCGTACTTCGACCAGTGGTCGATCTACTCGAACGCCTTCTACCTCAAGAACGTCGACACCAACGGCATGGCCGGGAAGCTCGACTACCTGCTGTACGACTTCGCCAACATCGACCCCAACAACCTGACCTGCTTCGAGCCGAACTCGGCGGCCTCGCAGGACGAGAACAACCCGAACGCCGGTGACGGCGCGGGCGACTACTACGCCGACTACGCCAAGACCTTCGCCAACGGCAACAGCGTGGACAACTCCACCGACACCTGGAACCAGCCACTGGCGGGCAACTTCCACCAGCTCCAGGAGCTGAAGGCGAAGTACCCGAAGCTCAAGGTGCTGATGTCGATCGGCGGTTGGACGTACTCCAAGTACTTCTCCGACGTGGCGGCCAACGACGCCGCGCGCAAGAAGTTCGTCTCGTCCTGCGTCGACATGTTCATCAAGGGCAACCTGCCCGCGCAGGGCGGCTACGGCGGCGCCGGCACCGGCAAGGGCATCTTCGACGGCTTCGACATCGACTGGGAGTACCCGGGCGGCGGCGGCCACCTCGGCAACCACGCCTCGCCGAACGACAAGCAGAACTTCACCGCCCTGCTGGCCGAGTTCCGCAACCAGCTCAACACCCAGGGCAGCGCGGACGGCAAGACCTACGCGCTGAGCGCGGCGCTGCCGGCCGGCCAGGACAAGATCCAGTACATCGAGACCGACAAGATCGGGCAGTACCTGACCTTCGCGGACCCGATGACGTACGACATGCACGGCGGCTGGGAGGCCCAGGGGCCGACCAACCACCAGACGCCGGTCTACCAGAACCCGAACGACCCGATGAACAACGTGCCGCCGGGCAACGCCAAGTACTCGATCGACGAGGCGGTCAAGGCGTACACGGTCGGCGACTCCTCGTACGGCATCCCCGGCGGGTTCCCGGCGAACAAGCTGAACATGGGCGTCCCGCTGTACTACCGCGGCTGGACGGGCGTGGCGGCGGGGGCCAACCACGGGCTGTTCCAACCCGCCAGCGGGCCGGCCCAGGGCGCGCCGAACTCCGGCAACGTCAACGGCGTGCGGATGTACAAGGAACTGCTCGGGACGGTCGACAACCCCAGCTACACCTACTGGGACCCGGCCTCGCAGGCGGCGTACTTCTACGACGGCAACAACTTCTGGTCCGGCGAGAACGCCAAGTCCATCCAGGCCAAGATGGACTACGCGCACTGCAACGGCCTCGGCGGATCGTTCGTGTTCTCGCTGTACGACGACCCGAACGCGGCGCTGCTCAACCCGCTGATGAACGCCACCAACGGCTCGGCCGCCTCCTGCCCGGCCCCGCCGACCGGCTCGCCCAGCGCCAGCGCCTCGCCGACGAAGTCCTCCTCGCCGTCGCCGTCGACCAGCCCGTCGACCTCGCCCTCCACCAGCCCGTCGACCTCGCCGACCGGCCCGACCACCAGCCCGTCCTCCTCGCCGACCTCGCCCGGCGGCGGGATCGTGGCCAACCCCGGCCTGGAGTCCGGCGCGCTCAGCCCGTGGACCTGCGCGGGCAGCGGCGGCGCGGTGGTCAGCGGCGGCCACACCGGCTCGTACGCCCTGCAGGGCAACGCGAGCGCCGGTGACACCGCGCAGTGCCAGCAGACCGTCACGGTCAAGCCGAACACCACCTACACGCTGTCCGCCTGGGTCAAGGGCAACTACACCTACCTGGGCGTCACCGGCTCCGGCGCGGACAGCTCGACCTGGACCCCCGGCGGGAGCGCGTGGACGCAGCTGTCCACCAAGTTCACCACCGGTGCCGCGGTGACCTCGGTCACCGTCTGGGTGCATGGTTGGTACGGACAGGGCGCTTACCAGGCCGACGACTTCAGCGTGAGCTGA
- a CDS encoding UPF0182 family protein, with product MPDRSGPGFRARVGPPSRRAKVLLLTVGVLAALFLLFVMFAGLWTDWLWFDSVHYGSVFTSQLGAKAGLFAVFGLLMALVVGFNLWLAHRLRPPLAAMSVEQQSLDRYRTGIAPFRKWLMVGLSLLVGLAAGAAAGAQWRTWMLWVNGTPFGVKDSQFHQDVSYYAFDLPWYQFVLGFAFSAVIVSLLAATAVHYLYGGLRLQGPGRRASAGAQGHLAVLLGVFVLLKAVAYWLDRYALAVKSESYKNVDGWTGLRYVDANAFLPAKTILFFVAIICALLFFLTPIRRTWAPALIGFGLMALSALLVGGLYPALVQQFQVKPNEQAKETAYIQKNIDATRQAYGIADAAEQQYTPTDSTDADKLKQDAQTVSDIRLLDPNVVSPTFQQNQALRNYYAFPKTLDVDRYGDQDTVLGVRELDLTGVQQRNFINDHFKYTHGYGVVAAKGNQVDANGNPVYTEHALPAEGDLGAYEQRVYYGEKTTMYSVVGPGMDEIDYTRDGQPDQTSQYSGGSGVSLNNPLTRAAYAVKFAEPQLLYSGAIKDDAKILYDRTPKERVEKVAPWLSIDADPYPVVENGRLVWVLDGYTTSDGYPFSSKTTFGDATKDSLTDQRGRTLTAVNQVNYIRNSVKATVDAYTGEVTLYQWDEADPVLKTWMKAFPGTVKPKADVPATLLPHLRYPQDLFKVQRDLLGQYHMTDATAFFNGTDIWEVPEDPTVNTHEVQPPYYLTLRMPDAKAASFSLTTSFVPSGRKNLAAFMTADADPGPGYGKLRILRMPSGSGALGPALTQAKFNSDSEVARQLTLLRSGTDSDVVYGNLLTLPVGGGILNVEPVYLVARGAKVPVLKKVLAVYGDHNVALEDTLDQALAKVLGGAANGATTPTAPADPQNPGTGTPTTPTTPTTPTTPDSPEVQKALTEAQKAFDDGQAAMKNGDWAAYGKAQEALKKAIGDAMAAEQKAGGAPPAVSSTASPAASPAASPTG from the coding sequence ATGCCGGACCGCTCCGGTCCGGGTTTCCGAGCGAGAGTCGGGCCGCCGTCGCGCCGGGCGAAGGTGCTGCTGCTGACGGTGGGCGTCCTGGCGGCGCTGTTCCTGCTGTTCGTGATGTTCGCGGGCCTGTGGACCGACTGGCTGTGGTTCGACTCGGTGCACTACGGCTCGGTGTTCACCTCCCAACTGGGCGCCAAGGCGGGCCTGTTCGCGGTCTTCGGGCTGCTGATGGCCCTGGTCGTCGGGTTCAACCTGTGGCTGGCGCACCGGCTGCGGCCGCCGCTGGCCGCGATGTCGGTGGAGCAGCAGAGCCTGGACCGCTACCGGACGGGCATCGCGCCGTTCCGCAAGTGGCTGATGGTCGGCCTGTCGCTGCTGGTCGGCCTGGCGGCCGGCGCCGCGGCGGGCGCGCAGTGGCGGACGTGGATGCTGTGGGTCAACGGCACCCCGTTCGGCGTGAAGGACAGCCAGTTCCACCAGGACGTCTCGTACTACGCGTTCGACCTGCCCTGGTACCAGTTCGTGCTGGGCTTCGCGTTCAGCGCGGTGATCGTCTCGCTGCTGGCGGCGACCGCCGTGCACTACCTGTACGGGGGCCTGCGGCTGCAGGGCCCCGGGCGGCGGGCGAGCGCCGGGGCGCAGGGCCACCTGGCCGTGCTGCTGGGCGTGTTCGTGCTGCTGAAGGCGGTGGCGTACTGGCTGGACCGGTATGCGCTGGCGGTGAAGAGCGAGTCGTACAAGAACGTCGACGGCTGGACCGGCCTGCGCTACGTGGACGCCAACGCGTTCCTGCCGGCCAAGACGATCCTGTTCTTCGTGGCGATCATCTGCGCGCTGCTGTTCTTCCTGACCCCGATCCGGCGGACCTGGGCACCGGCGCTGATCGGCTTCGGGCTGATGGCGCTGTCCGCGCTGCTGGTCGGCGGCCTCTACCCGGCGCTGGTGCAGCAGTTCCAGGTCAAGCCGAACGAGCAGGCCAAGGAGACCGCGTACATCCAGAAGAACATCGACGCGACCAGGCAGGCGTACGGCATCGCGGACGCGGCCGAACAGCAGTACACGCCGACCGACTCGACCGACGCCGACAAGCTCAAGCAGGACGCGCAGACCGTCTCGGACATCCGGCTGCTGGACCCGAACGTGGTCTCGCCGACGTTCCAGCAGAACCAGGCGCTGCGCAACTACTACGCGTTCCCCAAGACGCTGGACGTGGACCGCTACGGCGACCAGGACACCGTGCTGGGCGTGCGCGAGCTGGACCTGACCGGCGTGCAGCAGCGCAACTTCATCAACGACCACTTCAAGTACACCCACGGGTACGGCGTGGTCGCCGCCAAGGGCAACCAGGTCGACGCCAACGGCAACCCGGTCTACACCGAGCACGCGCTGCCCGCCGAGGGCGACCTGGGCGCGTACGAGCAGCGGGTGTACTACGGCGAGAAGACGACGATGTACTCCGTCGTCGGGCCCGGCATGGACGAGATCGACTACACCCGGGACGGACAGCCGGACCAGACCTCCCAGTACAGCGGCGGCAGCGGCGTCTCGCTGAACAACCCGCTGACCCGGGCCGCGTACGCGGTGAAGTTCGCCGAGCCGCAGCTGCTCTACTCGGGGGCGATCAAGGACGACGCGAAGATCCTGTACGACCGCACCCCCAAGGAGCGGGTCGAGAAGGTCGCGCCGTGGCTGTCGATCGACGCCGACCCGTACCCGGTGGTGGAGAACGGCCGGCTGGTGTGGGTGCTGGACGGCTACACCACCTCGGACGGGTACCCGTTCTCGTCCAAGACCACCTTCGGCGACGCCACCAAGGACTCGCTGACCGACCAGCGCGGCCGCACCCTGACCGCCGTCAACCAGGTCAACTACATCCGCAACTCGGTGAAGGCCACCGTGGACGCGTACACCGGCGAGGTGACGCTCTACCAGTGGGACGAGGCCGACCCGGTGCTGAAGACCTGGATGAAGGCGTTCCCGGGCACGGTGAAGCCGAAGGCGGACGTCCCGGCCACCCTGCTGCCGCACCTGCGCTACCCGCAGGACCTGTTCAAGGTGCAGCGCGACCTGCTCGGGCAGTACCACATGACCGACGCCACGGCGTTCTTCAACGGCACCGACATCTGGGAGGTGCCGGAGGACCCGACGGTCAACACCCACGAGGTGCAGCCGCCGTACTACCTGACGCTGCGGATGCCGGACGCCAAGGCGGCCAGCTTCTCGCTGACCACCTCCTTCGTGCCCTCGGGCCGCAAGAACCTGGCCGCGTTCATGACCGCCGACGCCGACCCGGGCCCGGGCTACGGCAAGCTGCGGATCCTGCGGATGCCGTCCGGTTCGGGCGCGCTCGGCCCGGCGCTGACCCAGGCGAAGTTCAACTCCGACTCCGAGGTGGCCCGCCAGCTGACGCTGCTGCGCAGCGGCACCGACTCCGACGTGGTGTACGGCAACCTGCTGACCCTGCCGGTCGGCGGCGGCATCCTCAACGTGGAGCCGGTGTACCTGGTGGCCCGCGGCGCCAAGGTGCCGGTGCTGAAGAAGGTGCTGGCGGTGTACGGCGACCACAACGTGGCGCTCGAGGACACCCTGGACCAGGCGCTGGCCAAGGTGCTCGGCGGCGCGGCTAACGGGGCCACCACCCCGACCGCCCCGGCCGATCCGCAGAACCCGGGCACCGGGACGCCGACCACGCCGACCACGCCCACGACGCCGACCACGCCGGACAGCCCGGAGGTGCAGAAGGCGCTCACCGAGGCGCAGAAGGCCTTCGACGACGGCCAGGCGGCGATGAAGAACGGCGACTGGGCGGCGTACGGCAAGGCCCAGGAGGCGCTGAAGAAGGCCATCGGCGACGCGATGGCCGCCGAGCAGAAGGCCGGCGGCGCTCCGCCCGCGGTCTCGTCCACCGCCTCGCCCGCCGCCTCGCCCGCGGCCTCGCCCACCGGCTGA
- a CDS encoding PPA1309 family protein, whose protein sequence is MSDSPDLTAAASGLPAATPLTRAALEIDEHAATLGWDLPARLFALVDNAQMRKANPRLASQLGLDDNPTGLTPVEQEEIPPGTELDRFLGTIAWPDGVVGCALVVERLMLPPGAESSRPKNAGEKEINDWVATHPQRQEVRITAAVLRDGSKEVALRLREKDLAREVLTGPELVPNLTDALLSTFS, encoded by the coding sequence ATGTCCGACTCCCCTGACCTGACCGCCGCCGCCTCCGGCCTCCCCGCGGCCACCCCCCTCACCCGGGCCGCCCTGGAGATCGACGAGCACGCCGCGACCCTCGGCTGGGACCTCCCGGCCCGCCTGTTCGCCCTGGTCGACAACGCCCAGATGCGCAAGGCCAACCCGCGGCTCGCCTCGCAGCTCGGCCTGGACGACAACCCGACCGGCCTCACGCCGGTCGAGCAGGAGGAGATCCCCCCGGGCACCGAGCTCGACCGCTTCCTCGGCACCATCGCCTGGCCGGACGGCGTGGTCGGCTGCGCCCTGGTCGTCGAGCGCCTGATGCTCCCGCCCGGCGCCGAGTCCTCCCGGCCGAAGAACGCCGGCGAGAAGGAGATCAACGACTGGGTGGCCACCCACCCGCAGCGCCAGGAGGTCCGGATCACCGCGGCCGTCCTGCGCGACGGCTCCAAGGAGGTCGCGCTGCGCCTGCGCGAGAAGGACCTCGCCCGCGAGGTCCTCACCGGCCCCGAGCTGGTCCCCAACCTGACGGACGCCCTGCTCTCCACCTTCTCCTAG
- a CDS encoding YlbL family protein — protein MPRRSATMLAATLLLIGLLCASVLFKVPFTEMSPGPTYNTLGTQDKTGTPVITITGHETYPTSGHLNMTTVQVTGANYQPSLVSALVGWMRDDVLVVPHDNVYPKGQTDQEAQQENAEQFASSEDSAKTAALKELGIPVSTEIIVSSVAAGGPSEGKLHAGDQIVAVDGTAITGQTQVAAQVTKHKPGETVVFTVVPHAKAGASPDPADRVEVPIVTGKSADSGPERAVVGITPGVDHVYPFKIDIGLQDVGGPSAGLMFALGIVDKLTPTDLTGGKFVAGTGTIDDDGAVGPIGGIQMKLIAARDKGAEYFFTPADNCSEAVKGTPSGLTLVKVENLDGAVKALDSIRGGDKAALPSCG, from the coding sequence ATGCCACGCCGATCGGCGACGATGCTCGCCGCCACCCTGCTGCTGATAGGCCTGCTCTGTGCCTCGGTCCTGTTCAAGGTGCCGTTCACCGAGATGAGCCCGGGGCCGACGTACAACACCCTCGGCACGCAGGACAAGACCGGCACGCCGGTGATCACCATCACCGGCCACGAGACCTACCCGACCAGCGGCCACCTCAACATGACCACGGTCCAGGTCACCGGGGCGAACTACCAGCCGAGCCTGGTCTCGGCGCTGGTCGGCTGGATGCGGGACGACGTGCTGGTCGTCCCGCACGACAACGTCTACCCGAAGGGCCAGACCGACCAGGAGGCCCAGCAGGAGAACGCCGAGCAGTTCGCCTCCTCCGAGGACAGCGCCAAGACCGCGGCGCTCAAGGAGCTGGGCATCCCGGTCAGCACCGAGATCATCGTCTCCTCGGTGGCCGCCGGCGGGCCCTCCGAGGGCAAGCTGCACGCGGGCGACCAGATCGTCGCGGTGGACGGCACGGCCATCACCGGCCAGACCCAGGTGGCCGCGCAGGTGACCAAGCACAAGCCGGGCGAGACCGTGGTCTTCACCGTGGTCCCGCACGCCAAGGCCGGTGCCTCGCCGGACCCGGCGGACCGGGTCGAGGTGCCGATCGTGACCGGCAAGTCCGCGGACAGCGGCCCGGAGCGGGCGGTCGTCGGCATCACGCCCGGCGTCGACCACGTCTACCCGTTCAAGATCGACATCGGCCTGCAGGACGTCGGCGGCCCCAGCGCCGGCCTGATGTTCGCCCTCGGCATCGTCGACAAGCTCACCCCCACCGACCTCACCGGCGGCAAGTTCGTGGCGGGCACCGGCACCATCGACGACGACGGCGCGGTCGGCCCGATCGGCGGCATCCAGATGAAGCTGATCGCGGCCCGGGACAAGGGCGCCGAGTACTTCTTCACCCCCGCCGACAACTGCTCCGAGGCGGTCAAGGGCACCCCGTCCGGGCTGACCCTGGTCAAGGTCGAGAACCTGGACGGCGCGGTGAAGGCCCTGGACAGCATCCGCGGCGGCGACAAGGCGGCGCTGCCGAGCTGCGGCTGA
- a CDS encoding molybdenum cofactor biosynthesis protein MoaE, with protein MSENHDPIRLLDVRESALSLDEVHAAVGDDAAGGTTLFVGTVRDHDGGKPVAALEYSAHPTALRELRRIAEKVCADFPVRALAAVHRTGRLEVGDVAVIVAVSCPHRGEAFAASRRLIDDLKHEVPIWKHQVFADGEEEWVGAGSC; from the coding sequence ATGTCCGAGAACCACGACCCGATCCGCCTGCTCGACGTCCGCGAGAGCGCGCTCTCGCTCGACGAGGTCCACGCCGCGGTCGGCGACGACGCGGCCGGCGGCACCACCCTGTTCGTCGGCACGGTGCGCGACCACGACGGCGGCAAGCCGGTCGCCGCGCTGGAGTACAGCGCCCACCCGACCGCCCTGCGCGAGCTGCGCCGGATCGCCGAGAAGGTCTGCGCGGACTTCCCGGTCCGGGCGCTGGCCGCGGTGCACCGCACCGGCCGGCTGGAGGTCGGCGACGTCGCGGTGATCGTCGCGGTGTCCTGCCCGCACCGCGGCGAGGCGTTCGCGGCCTCCCGGCGGCTGATCGACGACCTCAAGCACGAGGTGCCGATCTGGAAGCACCAGGTCTTCGCCGACGGCGAGGAGGAGTGGGTCGGCGCCGGCTCCTGCTGA
- a CDS encoding NAD-dependent epimerase/dehydratase family protein, whose amino-acid sequence MSSPPSDVRSGLTEGEGAPADAGSPTPAYGGRPLTVAVTGAAGVLGERVAQRLVDSPHVRRVLAVDDRRGEVPGVQWRVLDVRDPAVAERLAGVDVVVHLAMDLGMESDPRTRSAYNVRGAQTVVTAAAAAGVHRVVLCTSAMVYGALPDNEVPLAEDSELRATEEASLVGDLLEIERLARRAPRAHPGLQITVLRPAVVVGPGIDTVLTRHFEAPRLLVVAGSRPCWQFCHLDDLAAALEYAALGLVEGEVTVGCDGWLEQEDVEELSGIRRMELPASLALGTAARLHRLGLTPAPAGDLAYTMYPWVVSGSRLHEAGWRPRHTNEEVLAELLAQVSGKHAVAGRRLGGKEAATSLGAAGATVALIGTAALVRRARKHRRI is encoded by the coding sequence GTGAGTTCCCCGCCTTCGGACGTTCGCTCTGGGCTGACCGAGGGCGAGGGTGCGCCGGCCGATGCCGGTTCGCCGACTCCAGCCTACGGCGGCAGACCGCTGACCGTGGCCGTCACCGGCGCGGCGGGCGTGCTCGGCGAGCGCGTCGCGCAGCGGCTGGTCGACTCCCCGCACGTGCGGCGGGTGCTCGCGGTGGACGACCGCCGCGGCGAGGTGCCCGGCGTGCAGTGGCGGGTGCTGGACGTGCGCGACCCGGCGGTGGCCGAGCGGCTGGCCGGCGTCGACGTGGTGGTGCACCTGGCGATGGACCTCGGCATGGAGTCCGACCCGCGCACCCGCAGCGCCTACAACGTGCGCGGCGCGCAGACCGTGGTGACCGCCGCTGCGGCCGCCGGGGTGCACCGAGTGGTGCTGTGCACCTCCGCGATGGTCTACGGCGCGCTGCCCGACAACGAGGTCCCGCTGGCCGAGGACTCCGAGCTGCGGGCCACCGAGGAGGCGTCGCTGGTCGGCGACCTGCTGGAGATCGAGCGCCTGGCCCGGCGCGCCCCGCGCGCCCACCCGGGGCTGCAGATCACCGTGCTGCGCCCGGCCGTGGTGGTCGGCCCGGGCATCGACACCGTGCTGACCCGGCACTTCGAGGCGCCCCGGCTGCTGGTGGTGGCCGGCTCCCGCCCGTGCTGGCAGTTCTGCCACCTGGACGACCTGGCCGCGGCGCTGGAGTACGCGGCGCTCGGCCTGGTCGAGGGCGAGGTGACGGTCGGCTGCGACGGCTGGCTGGAGCAGGAGGACGTGGAGGAGCTGTCCGGGATCCGGCGGATGGAGCTGCCCGCCTCGCTGGCCCTGGGCACCGCGGCCCGGCTGCACCGGCTCGGCCTGACCCCGGCCCCGGCCGGGGACCTGGCGTACACGATGTACCCGTGGGTGGTGTCCGGCAGCCGGCTGCACGAGGCGGGCTGGCGGCCGCGGCACACCAACGAGGAGGTGCTGGCCGAGCTGCTCGCCCAGGTGTCCGGCAAGCACGCGGTGGCCGGGCGGCGGCTGGGCGGCAAGGAGGCCGCCACCAGCCTGGGCGCGGCCGGGGCGACGGTGGCGCTGATCGGCACCGCCGCGCTGGTCCGGCGGGCCCGCAAGCACCGCCGGATCTGA